CAAAATTAGCGTGTACTATCAAAGGtgatacttttaaattttaaaatgtattcattcattcattcaattaaaattagggTCAAAGTCCTTACAGTGGTTGCATTGTAACCCCCAAATTTCATACACTTACGATTGACACCGTTTGTAGGAACTAGGAACCATAGGTCAAAAAATATTCAACTAAAAGACCATGCCGTGATGACCCAACTATATCATACTTGGCCCTTATCAGCGTCAGCTCAGCCCAGCCATACTAGGTAGTGCCATATCAATCAGTTCGACTTTTACTATAGCCAGTTTATCTCTCATCAACCAAATGGGTCTCACAAGTCAATTCGGCATGCACCAACCAGCCAGATGGGCTTCACCAGCTTTATTTCACCCTTCATCAGTCGGGTATCATCCTCAGTCCTTACCAGCTTCAATTCGTCCCCACAAATCAATTCGCCCCTGACTACCTTATGGACTTGGACCAATCCTCCATATTGTTAATTAAGAATATTTGTTTTCACTTTCCATCTaaccaaataacaaattaagaacaattgaaaaagagagacaaagagaaagTGTACAATATGCATTTCATTCACATATCTGGAAGTTATAGAGTAGAATCATAAATCAAATATTAGAATTAGGACTGATACCAATTCTAAAGCTAAGATCTCTTTATTCTTAACTGACACTAATATATTCAATTCAATAAGAACAACCCTGCTATGACTGGTTTATCAACATCCTTATTGCTTTTCATGAACCTGACAAaagatttaaatatatttgatcACAAACTATGTTGACAttacacaaaacaaaaatatcaaattaatcaaccaaaatgGCCTCACAGTTCACACATCGTCTCTCTTACATGCATAACCTTGCAAGTTACATGTAACTTTACAGTATTTCAAGTCCTTTGGCAAATACTGAAGCAAACTCTTCCATTACATGTTTATTTAAAACCATCCCTATTTCAATACCTCCAGCACCATCTCTAGTTTCCGAAACACGTATAGCTCCTGTTTTATCTATAGAAATCATCTCTACCTTCGTTGGCTTTCCCCATCCAAAATCTGTATTGTAAAGCTCGAATCGAGATGACCCAGCAATTCCAGGTACTCCATCAAATAGTTTGTCTTTCTTTAAAGTAAGCAGTAGTGACAGCCATTTTTCAGCACCTTTTAGGACACCATCATCCAAATTTCTTATGGCTTCACTTATAGCCTTCGCAGCCACAGCCACCCCCTTTTCACCCAATAGCTCATTTCTCTCTGCAATTGCAATACAAGCAGTAAGGCAGTTTCCAAAATAATTCCCAGGCACAGAAGGTTCTAAGCGAGACCTAGCGTCTACATTAATCCCAAGATGTAATTTGTTGTCCCTTACTGCTTCTACCTTAGCTAGACAAACCCATGTGTAGGCAAATGTCAGCGTTAACCTTGATAAGTGAACTGGTTGTTCTTGTTCATTGTTCTCTTCCAGAATACTGGTTATCAACTGCCCCAGCTTCTCTAATTTTGTTCGAGTCAACTCAAACGCACCACGTACCACACCTGGTGGTGTTTTTAGTTCCCACACCTTTAAGCTCTTGTTGTGTGGCCCATCTTGGTTCAACCACCCGTTCGAGTAGATTGAATCAAGCCCAGCCGGGTCCTTGATAACCATCCTATCAAAGCTTGGTGTTAGCTCAGGTACCAAGGACAAAGCATTTCCTCCGAGTTTGCACAAGTGAGCCCATGCTTTCATAAACATGGTTGAGCTTTTTCCATCAAGAAAAGCATGGTGTGTAGTAATTCCAATGCACAACCCACAGTTTGAGAACGCCGTGACTTGCAGCGACAATACTGGGGCTTGTTCATGGGATGTTGGCAAGTCAGGTACAAGAGGATGGTATTCCACAGCTTCAACAAAGTTGTTGCCTGAGAGATGATAGAAGTTGGCATTGGACTCGGCTACAGTGAGTGAAACTGAATCATTCTCAGTGTAATTGATGATAGGTTTGAGGGAGTCCTGAGGCCAAGTGAAGGTACCAGTAAGAGGGAGAAAGTGATGAAGTGTTAGGGAGAGTGAGTGCTTGAGTTTTGGAAGAATGGAATCCATGAAGCTTGTGTTAGTAGAAGAGGTTTCATAAAAGAAAACTCGCTCCACTGGCGGAAATCTAAGCCAGAGTATGTCAAAGAAGGTGAGAGGGAGAGAACTTGGTATGGCTGAAACTAGTGAGCTTGGTAATGGAGTCACTCGGCAAACGTCAAGTATTTTCACTGAATTATTTGACGCCATTAGAGAGAGAAGCCCAAATAATGCTCTTTTCGTGCTAACTTGCAATCGTTATTTTTGCTTTTcgcaaatatttttaaataata
This genomic stretch from Castanea sativa cultivar Marrone di Chiusa Pesio chromosome 1, ASM4071231v1 harbors:
- the LOC142622289 gene encoding phenolic glucoside malonyltransferase 1-like, whose translation is MASNNSVKILDVCRVTPLPSSLVSAIPSSLPLTFFDILWLRFPPVERVFFYETSSTNTSFMDSILPKLKHSLSLTLHHFLPLTGTFTWPQDSLKPIINYTENDSVSLTVAESNANFYHLSGNNFVEAVEYHPLVPDLPTSHEQAPVLSLQVTAFSNCGLCIGITTHHAFLDGKSSTMFMKAWAHLCKLGGNALSLVPELTPSFDRMVIKDPAGLDSIYSNGWLNQDGPHNKSLKVWELKTPPGVVRGAFELTRTKLEKLGQLITSILEENNEQEQPVHLSRLTLTFAYTWVCLAKVEAVRDNKLHLGINVDARSRLEPSVPGNYFGNCLTACIAIAERNELLGEKGVAVAAKAISEAIRNLDDGVLKGAEKWLSLLLTLKKDKLFDGVPGIAGSSRFELYNTDFGWGKPTKVEMISIDKTGAIRVSETRDGAGGIEIGMVLNKHVMEEFASVFAKGLEIL